Proteins from a single region of Candidatus Binataceae bacterium:
- a CDS encoding DUF3341 domain-containing protein has translation MSAPVEIIGSFADESGCAGCVEKLRSAKPIAMRVFSPIPSHHIEHAIGKPKSPVRAFVLTGGILGVISALALTIGTSWEWNLVVGGKPIVSWPPFIVIIFELMVLFGGISAVLSFLFNARVPAFEIDARYSSRFSEDRFGVVVRCEEGDGTRFESILRDAGAEEVGREAA, from the coding sequence ATGAGCGCACCGGTGGAAATAATCGGTTCTTTCGCAGACGAGTCCGGATGCGCCGGCTGTGTCGAGAAGCTGCGCTCGGCCAAGCCGATCGCGATGCGGGTTTTTTCGCCGATCCCGAGCCACCATATCGAGCACGCCATCGGTAAGCCCAAAAGTCCGGTGCGCGCATTCGTGCTGACCGGCGGGATTCTCGGCGTGATCAGCGCGTTGGCGCTGACCATCGGCACTTCGTGGGAGTGGAACCTGGTCGTGGGCGGGAAGCCGATCGTGTCGTGGCCGCCGTTTATCGTCATCATCTTTGAGCTGATGGTGTTGTTTGGTGGCATCTCGGCGGTGCTGAGTTTTCTGTTTAACGCGCGGGTTCCCGCCTTCGAGATCGATGCCAGGTATTCGTCGCGCTTCAGCGAGGACCGCTTCGGCGTCGTGGTGCGATGCGAAGAGGGCGACGGCACTCGATTTGAATCGATTCTCAGGGACGCGGGCGCAGAGGAAGTCGGACGCGAGGCGGCCTAG
- the nrfD gene encoding NrfD/PsrC family molybdoenzyme membrane anchor subunit, whose protein sequence is MAAAVQEPVAPTFRDIDRSVLRVMEMPGLAYWIWVGFCFVLVGIGAALWTRQIYEGLGVTGLRQPVMWAMYITNFVFWVGIAHSGTLISAILFLFRTRWRTAVYRAAETMTLFAVATAGLFPMIHLGRVWNLYWLLPYPNERYLQPNFRSPLVWDAFAVSTYLTISALFLFMGLIPDVANAREHAIGWRRTFYATLALGWQGTDEQWRHFSMAYLLLAGLATPLVLSVHSVVSWDFAMAQLPGWHSTIFAPYFVAGAIFSGVAMVITLLVPMRRWLHIEDLLTPWHFDNLAKVVLLTSLVVTYSYSVETFMAWYSGDKIEQMTFYMRYFGPWGWLFWVMVLCNCLIPLLLFSPRIRVNLTALWIISLFVNVGMWTERFVIIAGSLATNFNPSQWAFFRPSITEIMITAGSFGWFLGLFSLFARFLPIVSMTELKEGIVWLRKSLRKDYSRAA, encoded by the coding sequence GTGGCTGCCGCGGTCCAGGAACCTGTCGCACCGACCTTTCGCGATATCGATCGCAGTGTACTCCGCGTCATGGAGATGCCGGGGCTCGCCTACTGGATATGGGTCGGATTCTGTTTCGTGCTGGTCGGAATCGGCGCGGCGCTGTGGACGCGGCAGATCTATGAAGGTCTGGGTGTGACCGGTCTTAGGCAGCCGGTCATGTGGGCGATGTACATCACCAACTTTGTGTTCTGGGTGGGAATCGCCCATTCCGGCACTCTGATCTCGGCGATTCTTTTTCTATTCCGCACACGATGGCGCACCGCGGTCTATCGCGCCGCCGAGACCATGACGCTGTTCGCGGTTGCCACGGCCGGACTGTTCCCGATGATCCACCTCGGGCGGGTCTGGAACCTGTACTGGCTGCTGCCGTATCCGAACGAACGCTACCTGCAGCCGAATTTTCGCTCGCCGCTGGTGTGGGATGCCTTCGCGGTCTCTACCTACCTGACCATCAGCGCCTTGTTCCTGTTCATGGGGCTGATTCCCGATGTCGCCAACGCGCGCGAGCACGCGATCGGCTGGCGCAGAACCTTCTACGCGACCCTGGCGCTGGGATGGCAGGGGACCGACGAGCAGTGGCGGCATTTCTCGATGGCGTATCTGCTCCTGGCGGGACTTGCCACGCCTCTGGTCCTGTCGGTGCACAGCGTAGTGTCGTGGGATTTCGCGATGGCACAGCTCCCCGGATGGCACAGCACGATCTTTGCCCCGTACTTCGTTGCGGGGGCGATTTTTTCCGGGGTTGCGATGGTTATCACCCTGCTAGTCCCGATGCGCCGGTGGCTGCATATCGAGGACCTGCTGACCCCGTGGCATTTCGACAACCTGGCCAAGGTGGTGCTGCTCACCTCGCTGGTGGTGACCTATTCGTACTCGGTCGAAACCTTCATGGCCTGGTACAGCGGCGACAAGATCGAGCAGATGACGTTTTATATGCGCTACTTCGGTCCCTGGGGATGGTTGTTCTGGGTGATGGTGCTGTGCAACTGCCTGATCCCACTCCTGCTCTTTTCGCCGCGCATCCGGGTGAACCTTACCGCGCTCTGGATCATCTCGTTGTTCGTCAATGTCGGCATGTGGACCGAGCGTTTCGTGATTATCGCGGGCTCCCTGGCGACCAATTTCAACCCCTCGCAATGGGCGTTTTTCCGCCCCTCGATCACGGAGATCATGATCACGGCCGGGAGCTTCGGCTGGTTTTTGGGGTTGTTCTCGTTGTTTGCACGCTTCCTCCCGATCGTCTCTATGACCGAGCTTAAAGAGGGGATCGTGTGGCTGCGCAAGTCGCTTCGAAAAGATTATTCGCGCGCGGCATGA